The Carcharodon carcharias isolate sCarCar2 chromosome 23, sCarCar2.pri, whole genome shotgun sequence genome has a window encoding:
- the si:busm1-163l24.3 gene encoding uncharacterized protein si:busm1-163l24.3 codes for MDRTIQVSALPTRISKQSLEDKLMIHFLRSKNGGGEIIDILFPSESAASALIIFEEAEVAQRILRVGNHVLEINGKHHKLKVEPACTEIKVDQVICHVSMTIDYGKLLGGKRLMSHFQKTHRDIHFNFDQKAEQCNVSGTFSAIQELSGGIHHLLNLNPNQTNSDSYENEQRHHNSSQSSTLGRSNSIKKAARKSNADSSAKGEHLELQGFAHGGVGRDADLQQGSEIQTRNFEDYILLMDSDIYGYIQKFCKDRYQNILHQHPVKMLDFTNEDITTLILQESSDCPDSKASLFQAHQELSKLYQDFEFRLRKEQIDKKDIASDITVLQNIYASLQVQFPKINFSENINNFYLIGTSDDCSLAKKYLQDLKEELAARSQKGKHPASRRDSESRRASISSIPQPLQEFDGSEFLGVSKADARKDHKLAPTFSGLQEKVSPLQAGRRLAESDWIPHAADNLMTGLSVETSPQDTEYQLNSEMQQKARHHMIDNEMFTSADRALTGGRGESVVPNKTREDSLKTCKDFSVLSGQSNEFKSPDKIDDDILFKGHEDSSIVGTNKGDNFFQYAKSNKSHGPIKPYHFETSAGTLFHQGDLLGNIQTLQSVTPPKGSEGRPAKPSLRRTSSFSEYLKSKHSREVSNSFQGVPKINPVEQVHITQEFPIESVVWSYLKDIYDSSIRSIGTKTEVVMNEQIQGDITVLKLTAFNKANITAAKQDILSLYTLVMKHLVQQFLPYTDLGIEDYSQKAVEQWYNCLKNKFPEVKFIMAQTGFKIIATYEHCTKVIETFKSKLKGPFSSTDIVSISASNPCSFIGTETFKGTEGKDLSEFTAHSSSLKQDCHGGRKPNGFETPVHLVDETSPKKGAKTKEHLVFQTDRVFTEAIGHRKGAGNPKKNCNSQPDMEEGESPKNQKYSNENDGRASNSRQEHNLLMDQKKSPKAFDEYSGLGFHDQGDYKSQKVIRHIGDGEGVKAKKALPDKFHFTANKVVKESHWYTREDSLHCNKHDSGAQSLPIFSYTSTAGSQLNRDGPHASESATNSGDQSQEKYSQQQDESNLTVSQERKTSRNSQQNQPRGPAIGLDAQELNKSAKSCSGCKKSARLLKLDCGHGSCEECYTNLQSFCPACNQMVPSIRNESWCLGSMDWTTLNISLDGFYKDLTLKITYKIPDGIQRGCDPNPGETFTGGLFKAYLPDNCKGKKILKLLIEAFNRGLTFKIVSAPSGLPQVTWNDIPHKTKITGGRSEHGYPDSSYLKNVLTALEKHGLQ; via the exons ATGGATAGAACCATCCAGGTGTCTGCTCTACCCACACGTATCTCAAAACAGAGCCTTGAAGACAAACTTATGATTCATTTCTTACGATCCAAGAATGGAGGAGGCGAGATAATCGACATACTGTTCCCATCTGAGTCAGCAGCGTCTGCTCTCATTATCTTTGAAGAGGCAGAAG TGGCTCAACGGATTCTCCGAGTTGGAAATCACGTTCTTGAAATTAATGGGAAGCATCATAAACTAAAAGTAGAACCTGCTTGTACTGAGATCAAAGTTGATCAG GTCATCTGCCATGTTTCTATGACAATAGATTATGGAAAACTTCTAGGAGGAAAAAGATTAATGAGCCATTTTCAGAAGACACACAGAGATATCCACTTTAACTTTGATCAGAAAGCAGAACAGTGCAACGTTTCTGGAACGTTTTCAGCCATACAGGAACTGAGTGGAGGAATTCATCATTTGCTCAATTTAAATCCCAACCAAACCAACAGTGACTCTTATGAAAATGAGCAGCGCCATCACAATAGCTCACAAAGCAGTACTTTAGGTAGGTCAAACAGCATTAAAAAAGCTGCTCGGAAATCAAATGCAGACTCCAGTGCCAAGGGGGAGCATCTAGAATTGCAAGGATTTGCGCATGGTGGTGTTGGAAGAGACGCCGACCTGCAACAAGGCAGTGAGATACAGACGAGGAATTTTGAAGATTACATTTTATTGATGGATTCTGATATTTATGGGTATATTCAGAAATTTTGTAAAGACAGGTATCAAAATATTCTGCATCAGCACCCTGTGAAGATGTTGGATTTTACCAATGAAGACATCACCACCTTAATTTTACAAGAGTCTTCTGATTGTCCAGACAGCAAAGCATCACTGTTCCAAGCACATCAAGAACTTTCTAAACTCTACCAGGACTTTGAGTTCAGGCTCCGCAAGGAACAGATTGACAAGAAAGATATAGCTTCTGATATCACTGTCCTACAGAATATCTATGCAAGCCTTCAGGTGCAGTTCCCCAAAATAAATTTCAGTGAAAACATAAACAATTTTTACCTAATAGGCACTTCAGATGATTGCTCTCTAGCTAAGAAATATCTACAGGATTTAAAGGAAGAACTGGCAGCAAGATCTCAAAAAGGAAAACATCCAGCTTCAAGAAGAGACTCTGAAAGTCGTCGGGCTAGTATCAGTAGTATACCTCAGCCCCTGCAAGAATTTGATGGCAGTGAATTTTTAGGAGTCTCAAAGGCAGATGCCAGAAAAGATCACAAATTGGCTCCAACCTTCAGCGGTCTACAGGAAAAAGTCAGTCCTTTGCAGGCAGGGAGGAGACTAGCTGAAAGCGATTGGATTCCACATGCAGCTGATAACTTAATGACAGGCCTTAGTGTTGAGACTAGTCCACAGGATACCGAGTATCAGTTGAATTCAGAAATGCAGCAAAAAGCCAGGCACCATATGATTGACAATGAGATGTTTACTTCTGCTGACAGAGCATTAACTGGTGGAAGAGGGGAGTCTGTTGTACCCAACAAAACTAGGGAAGACTCTCTTAAGACGTGCAAAGACTTTTCTGTATTAAGTGGTCAGTCCAACGAATTTAAAAGTCCTGACAAAATAGATGATGACATTCTGTTCAAGGGACACGAAGACTCTTCAATTGTTGGTACAAATAAAGGAGACAATTTTTTCCAATATGCCAAAAGTAACAAATCACATGGTCCTATCAAGCCATATCACTTTGAAACATCAGCAGGTACCCTCTTTCACCAGGGAGACCTACTAGGCAACATACAGACACTCCAGTCTGTGACTCCTCCCAAAGGTTCAGAAGGTCGTCCAGCCAAACCATCACTGAGAAGAACCAGCAGCTTTTCTGAATATTTAAAATCAAAGCATTCCAGAGAAGTTAGCAACAGTTTCCAGGGAGTACCCAAAATCAATCCTGTTGAACAAGTGCACATTACTCAAGAGTTTCCAATAGAGTCAGTTGTATGGTCTTACCTGAAGGACATCTATGATTCTTCCATTAGAAGCATTGGTACCAAAACTGAAGTTGTGATGAATGAACAGATTCAGGGAGATATAACAGTCTTAAAATTAACAGCATTTAATAAAGCCAATATCACAGCTGCCAAGCAggacattttgtcactttatacatTGGTAATGAAACATTTGGTTCAACAATTCCTTCCATACACAGACCTCGGCATTGAGGACTACAGTCAGAAAGCAGTGGAGCAGTGGTACAACTGTCTGAAAAATAAGTTTCCAGAAGTAAAATTCATTATGGCACAGACAGGTTTCAAAATTATTGCCACATATGAACATTGCACGAAAGTAATAGAAACCTTTAAGTCCAAGTTAAAGGGTCCATTTTCCTCAACAGATATAGTGTCCATCTCAGCTTCTAATCCATGCTCATTCATTGGCACAGAAACCTTCAAAGGTACAGAGGGAAAGGACCTTAGCGAATTTACAGCACATTCTTCATCATTGAAGCAGGATTGTCATGGTGGTAGGAAGCCAAATGGCTTTGAGACTCCAGTACACCTCGTGGATGAGACCAGTCCAAAAAAAGGTGCAAAAACAAAAGAGCATCTTGTATTTCAGACGGATCGAGTGTTTACTGAAGCTATAGGTCACAGGAAGGGAGCAGGAAATCCCAAAAAGAATTGTAATTCTCAGCCAGACATGGAAGAGGGGGAGAGTCCAAAGAATCAGAAGTATTCAAATGAGAACGATGGCCGTGCCTCAAATTCAAGGCAGGAACACAATCTACTTATGGATCAGAAGAAATCACCAAAAGCTTTTGATGAATACAGTGGTTTGGGGTTTCATGATCAGGGTGATTATAAAAGTCAGAAGGTGATCAGGCAcattggagatggagagggagtcaAAGCAAAGAAGGCATTGCCTGATAAATTCCATTTTACAGCCAACAAGGTGGTGAAGGAAAGCCATTGGTACACTAGAGAAGACAGCTTGCATTGCAATAAACATGACAGTGGCGCACAGTCATTACCAATATTTTCTTACACTAGTACAGCAGGGTCACAACTAAATAGAGATGGTCCACATGCTTCTGAGTCAGCTACAAATTCAGGAGACCAATCACAAGAAAAATATTCGCAGCAGCAAGATGAGAGCAATTTGACAGTTTCACAAGAAAGGAAAACTTCGAGAAATTCTCAGCAAAATCAACCCAGAGGTCCAGCCATAGGATTGGATGCACAAGAACTAAACAAATCAGCCAAGTCTTGCAGTGGCTGTAAGAAAAGTGCTCGGTTATTAAAGTTGGATTGTGGTCATGGTTCGTGTGAGGAGTGTTACACAAATTTACAATCATTTTGCCCAGCATGTAATCAAATGGTTCCCTCAATTAGAAATGAAAGCTGGTGTCTGGGTAGCATGGATTGGACAACTTTGAACATTAGTTTAGATGGATTTTACAAAGACCTGACTTTGAAAATAACCTATAAGATCCCTGATGGTATTCAAAGG gGATGTGATCCAAACCCAGGAGAAACATTTACAGGAGGTTTGTTTAAAGCCTATTTGCCGGACAATTGTAAAGGAAAGAAGATCTTAAAATTGTTAATAGAAGCCTTTAACAGAGGTCTGACCTTCAAAATAGTATCAGCTCCCTCAGGATTGCCACAAGTGACATGGAATGACATTCCTCATAAAACAAAGATAACTGGAGGAAGATCTGA GCATGGTTACCCAGACTCAAGTTATCTGAAGAATGTTTTGACAGCTTTGGAGAAACATGGCCTTCAATGA